Proteins encoded by one window of Vigna radiata var. radiata cultivar VC1973A chromosome 5, Vradiata_ver6, whole genome shotgun sequence:
- the LOC106760431 gene encoding ethylene-responsive transcription factor ERF016-like → MNMEKHAMSGGGDCKSGEKLYKGARKRKWGKWVSEIRLPNSRKRIWLGSYDSPEKAARAFDAALFCLRGRRANFNFPNTPCNMDTNVPLPVPALQSLTPHEIQEVAAKFANEDPLLLKPLAQESHADAAAAAAAGNSSSFRGNLCKSDGTVESSSITCTPTTTTLCSTMHECDGLVQVDHGDMDWTFLKEFDYSNEVFPVGSDYDLYSELHKMHSTSGELLYSTPPPPPFEGYQELTEAEEDPFSHQSFLWNWNF, encoded by the coding sequence ATGAACATGGAGAAGCATGCGATGTCTGGTGGTGGAGATTGTAAGAGTGGCGAAAAGTTATACAAAGGTGCGAGGAAGAGAAAGTGGGGGAAATGGGTTTCTGAAATCAGACTCCCCAATAGCCGAAAACGCATATGGTTAGGGTCTTATGATTCTCCTGAAAAAGCAGCACGAGCCTTCGATGCTGCCCTTTTCTGTCTACGTGGTCGCCGTGCCAATTTCAACTTCCCCAACACTCCTTGCAACATGGACACCAATGTGCCTCTGCCTGTGCCTGCTCTCCAATCTCTTACTCCACACGAGATTCAAGAGGTTGCTGCTAAGTTTGCAAACGAGGACCCATTACTACTAAAACCTCTTGCACAAGAATCTCATGCtgatgctgctgctgctgctgctgctgggAATTCTTCATCATTTCGAGGGAATTTGTGTAAATCTGACGGCACAGTAGAGAGTAGTTCTATTACCTGCACGCCCACCACCACTACCTTATGTTCTACTATGCATGAATGTGATGGATTGGTGCAGGTGGATCATGGGGACATGGATTGGACATTTTTGAAAGAGTTTGATTACTCCAACGAAGTTTTCCCTGTTGGATCCGACTATGATCTCTACTCTGAGCTACACAAGATGCACTCAACTTCAGGTGAGTTATTGTATTCCACTCCACCCCCACCTCCTTTTGAGGGTTACCAAGAATTGACCGAAGCTGAAGAAGATCCTTTTTCTCACCAGTCATTCCTTTGGAATTGGAACTTTTGA